The Neoarius graeffei isolate fNeoGra1 chromosome 10, fNeoGra1.pri, whole genome shotgun sequence genome has a segment encoding these proteins:
- the nr1h5 gene encoding nuclear receptor subfamily 1, group H, member 5, translating into MREWMDPEMGMMTGGYLSGADAYGIAEPQYYDVLVDPLGYSYQDLDLQAFPYSQQHYNPANMQVSVYGPPSSQPCNPAYPYSPQCPEPPCQADVELHGQARGSMGTTPGMKRPRLGPGARVKGQDELCVVCGDKASGYHYNALTCEGCKGFFRRSVTKKAVYRCKSGGSCEMDMYMRRKCQDCRLRKCRAVGMLAECLLTEVQCQSKRLRKGAKHRGDSLSVLAAEDEESNESRNVSSTSRLPAPARVPLGLSREQKCVLNRIVEAYRWYRAQDGTHFLVSQWSCLQDGADHLTDLTPLEIERLLQFSKSIPGFELLDSADQTILLSSSSVEVMFLLLAQQFTENSSMYSSFLYPGSASGSSHSWVKTSQSKGSSHEMLLNSGMNEELLGPVLNFFHSMAAISVTDAEYALLIATSVLCSDRPYLRAVSCVENLQEFVLELLSKVCRSGQGMTHGPCRFARLLGRLTELRTLDHNHLTLRPQQIWDMQQ; encoded by the exons atgtgctggtgGATCCGTTGGGATATTCATACCAGGATCTTGATCTACAGGCTTTTCCCTACAGCCAGCAGCACTACAATCCAGCAAACATGCAGGTCTCTGTGTACGGACCCCCCAGCTCTCAACCGTGTAACCCAGCATACCCGTACAGCCCACAGTGTCCGGAGCCTCCATGCCAAGCAGATGTGGAGCTGCACGGGCAGGCGAGAGGCAGCATGGGCACAACACCGGGAATGAAGAGACCACGACTGGGGCCTGGAGCTCGGGTCAAGGGTCAGGATGAACTGTGCGTGGTGTGTGGGGACAAAGCATCAGGATACCACTACAACGCTCTGACCTGTGAAGGCTGCAAAG GCTTCTTTAGGCGCAGCGTCACCAAGAAGGCTGTATATCGTTGCAAGAGTGGTGGCAGCTGTGAGATGGACATGTACATGCGTCGCAAGTGCCAAGACTGCCGACTGCGCAAGTGTCGAGCCGTCGGCATGCTCgccgagt GTCTGCTGACTGAGGTGCAATGCCAGTCCAAGAGGTTAAGAAAGGGGGCCAAGCATAGAGGAGACTCGCTGTCAGTGCTTGCTGCTGAGGATGAAGAAAGCAACGAAAGCAGAAACGTGTCCTCCACCAGCAGACTACCCGCACCAGCACGG GTGCCGTTAGGATTGTCCAGAGAGCAGAAATGTGTCCTGAACAGAATTGTGGAAGCTTATCGTTGGTACAGAGCTCAAGATGGCACTCATTTCCTG GTGTCCCAGTGGTCCTGTTTACAAGATGGTGCTGATCATTTGACAGACTTGACCCCTCTCGAAATAGAAAGACTTCTGCAGTTCTCCAAGAGCATACCTG GGTTTGAGCTCTTGGACAGTGCTGATCAGACCATTCTTCTGTCCAGCTCGTCTGTGGAGGTCATGTTCCTGCTCTTGGCTCAACAGTTCACTGAGAACTCGTCCATGTACAGCTCAT TTCTGTATCCTGGCAGCGCGAGTGGCTCCAGTCACAGTTGGGTGAAAACCTCACAGTCTAAGGGCAGCAGTCATGAGATGCTATTAAACTCAG GGATGAATGAGGAACTCTTGGGGCCTGTACTGAATTTCTTCCACAGTATGGCAGCCATCTCCGTGACAGATGCTGAATACGCTCTTCTCATCGCTACTTCAGTGCTGTGCTCAG ACCGACCATATCTGCGTGCAGTGAGCTGTGTCGAGAACCTACAGGAATTTGTTCTGGAGCTGCTCTCCAAGGTGTGCAGGAGCGGGCAGGGTATGACTCACGGGCCATGCCGCTTTGCCAGGCTGCTCGGCCGGCTAACGGAGCTGAGGACTCTGGACCACAACCACCTCACGCTCCGACCGCAGCAGATCTGGGACATGCAGCAATGA